The nucleotide window ACCTTCCACATTAATTTCAGTGATTCTTAAGCGTCTCTATTGGGATTTGGCCTTCCTCTCATGTGATAcggtgctttgagtgctcaagttaaggggaaaaaaagctctatatttcattaaaattttccAAAGTTGTCCAGTGTGCCAGATGGGAGTCTTTAATGGGCCAATTCAGACCCCCACGCCTTATGTTTAACATCCCTGCTATAAATAATATCTCTTCAAAATAATATGGACGTTTTGGacataaagatttttttccacACATACTGTCGATAGCTTGCATTCTTTTTAGAAGATTTTAAAGCATTTTCCAAATACAGTGAGTACCTTTACAAGGTTTTGTTAAGATGGCAGCTTAGCACCATTTATTTTAATAGCTGGCTGTAAAAAGATCAAATGTTGTGGTAACGTCTTTCATCGAAAATGAGCAGACTCACTGATAACCTACACAGTATGTTACACTGGAataatgtttgtttctttgggaGGAAAATCAGGAGAATCAGAGTCTTCAGAGCAGCTGGCCAAACACTCGGCAGCGCTGTGGTCAGAGTCAAGGTaactaaaaaaaagacacatttatgaatttattaagatattttcagtcaACCACTCATTTTGTATCGCAACTATCTACAAATCAGGGATCAGAGAAGGATGTCCTACAATGAGCCCTGTGTATTAGATTTCATATAGAAAAGAGTTTACATTAGATGTGAACTGGGACTAACAAGCTTCAGTTCAATAGGCCTGTTTTCTACCCACAGCTCAGTCTTCAAGTTCCAGCCAGAATCTTTCCGTCCTGGATTTTGAACGCTCCGTCATCCTGCACCTTCCAAAAATCGCACCTAAGCAGGTGCTTTTCTTCACTTATTTTTATCTGTGACTGTGTCAAACTGTTATATCAAGCATGTTCACTGCAcctatttatatttaaaaatgtaagctTCTTCTGAGTGGATAGCTTGCATTTGCATAATGAGAGAAAGAGAACAAAATTTCTGTAGTACTGGGAAATTTCCAACTTAAGCatatttccttgttttttgttttttgttttttcctaaaTATTTTGACCGCTAGGTGGCGCTGTGCGACACATATGTGGCTGTGCAAGGAGAGCTGGAAGTCTTGATATTAAAACTGGATGAAACCTCTGAACCCCAAACCCTGGAGGAACCACTGGACACAAATAAAAGTGGTAACGGCACACATGTAAATTCTCTATAATGTGTTTAAGTCGTGGCTTtggggtgattttttttttctatttaaccAGAAAGGGATGAGTAGAGAAACCTTTATGAATATGACTTACATTGCTAAAGCTGACAATTAGACACTTTTACAGAGTTCTCAAgcattctttttgtttttattctacaGATTTAATACTAAGAAAACAACATAAAGTAACATAATGTAGGAGTGATCTGTGATCTGTGATATGCGATCTGTGATCTTTCTGCATGCACAGCGGAATATCTGGAAGACCAGGCTGACTTTCTGGTCGTTCCGAGACACCAGGAGTTACTTGGCGATCGAGCTAAAGACTGCGACATCCCAGTCAGCATTGAAAAAACCGGGTTGGAAGAAGGAGGGCAGTATGCACTTTCTTACGTTCTTTTCAGGTGTGTCTGCACTTCTGAGTTTGTTCCTTAAGAATATTTCTCCCAGCTGAGGTTTGACTGAACTCCCTCCTGTCCTGCAGGCGCTTTTCTCCAGAGTTCTTTCAAGGATGCAGCGTGGATGAGATGCAGCTTCACTCCCTGCAGCTTTACCCGTTGTTCACCGGTGAGTACCGCATCAGTGTCGGTGCTTTGTGACAAGATGCAGGTTTCTTGACTGGAGTGAAGAAACAGTAGCTGATGCTACAAGTTAACAGTGCGAGATGATCTGTTTTGAAATGAGGAGAAATGGCAttagagatgttttttttttcttagacaTTGTAGTCTGTTCAGGAGTTTACATTCAGTCATCACAGGCATGAATTTCATGgtaattttggacttttaatgaTGTTTTGAACTCTTTGTTTTGCTCTAGTGTGAAATGATTGCACAGCACACATccttaatgactttaaaaaacatttcagtgaaGTGTcataccatgacattcatgcccgTGATGAGTGCATGTTAAGCTGCATTGCTATAGAGATATCTCTGTGGTATTTCTACAGCATGTTCACATTTCGGTGCAGTTTGCTCATGTTGTAAAAAATAATCCTTTTTCTTTgtccttgtgtgtgtttttgcccAATAATTGTTTGAGGGATTGCTACTCTCTCCCCAGGTAACCAGTCAGTGTCTCCCGACGAACCGTCGTGTGTGTTCTGCTTCTTCTCCCTCCCCACCATGGGCTACCTGTACAGTCTGAAGGGTGGAGTTGAGCTCCTGTCAGCATATCAGTATCCAGAGAAGGTCCTGGAGGCGGCGCTAACAGACCACCTGTTGCACGTCATAACAAAGTATGTCTGCAGCCCTGAAGGAGGCATGAAGCAGTTGGTGCTCACTGTTTTACTTGGattttttccacttaaataattacattttacagggTTTCAAAAAAATAGGGCTCTAAATTCAACAGTTCACCAAACATCAGATAGAAAACCTTTTTCATCAAACCCATCAAGCCTTATTTCCATGATATTCCAATTAAATTCAAATATAGAAAAGTTGTTGGTCTGTGGTTTTTACTTTCTTTGTGGATTACAAGTACATTTCTCTGTGTGGCTGGTAGGAGTGCATTGCAGTGTTTTACAGTACGATGTGCAGCTCTAGCAGCCAGGATTGAAGACCCCTACATCGATACAACCATGAAGGTATGAGCCTGGCACTGTTCTAGCCATTTacagtatttcttttaaatgagCTTCACTAATTGTAAAGTTCAGCCTCAGTGCTCCCCTCACTCCAGAGATCCAGTTGGTGGTGCTAATATCTGTATGGATCGTTATTACATGTCTGTAAATGAGAacacatttaacatttacacgtgtgtgtgtgtgtgtgtgtgtgtgtttgtaaggcCTGCCCACCCTGCAGCCTGGAGGTCTGTGCGCTCAGGATGCAGCTCTTTATCGGCCTGCGGTCGATGTGTGTGTACGGGCGCCACGTCATCCTGCTCTCTGCCGCTGACGCAGAGACATCGGAGGAGACCGAACGCAGCACGCAGCGCAGGGGCCTGTaagttgcacacacacacacacacacacacacacacacacacacacacacacacacacacacacacacacacacacacacacacacacacacacacacacacacacgccgcCATGTTGATTTGTACACCTTTTGATTTTTAAAGGCTTTTTCAGGTTTGACCTCAGATACTTCCCTGCAGTTACTTGCATGTGCATGCATGTACGCACAAACATTTGAACATTTATGAGCCTGTTTACTgtatgtgtgtacgtgtgtgttgTTATTATAGCGAGTTGAAAGAACACAACATGCTGACTGGTATTTTCCTGGCGGTGGGAATTGATCCCGCAACCACGCCAGCTCTGGAGAGCCTTCTATCACGCCCCTTACTGTAAGACAAACCCAAAACCCATCCAACCCCCATCCTTGTTGTCACTTTCAGGCCGAGCTGCAACAGCGAGAAAACACTCTTGTTCTCAAATGAAATCCTTATAAAGTTCCCTTCTGTAACCCTTGTTTCTCTTATGTTACAAGACTAAATGATTCTTCTTTGCTTCCGTGTAGAGGTTAGAGGAACTCcattaaaaaactaaaagcacTCCAAGAACACAAACCTCCACCAAGGGAGGTCACTTTCTAAGCAGTATTTACTCTTTAAGGTAATAGTGTTGTATTTTCGGTACATTTGTATATctctgttctttttaaatgtactttaagGAGTTTGCAGTGCAGCAAAAATAAGCAAAGAGTGAAGGTTTTTGTTATTTGCCCTGCTGAAACctaatttttttatgttaatataGGACATGTGTGggattcaattcattttttagTATAATTAATTtttgatcacaagtttatttaagAAACATAGTTTTTAAAAGCCGTGTAACCTTCAGATCAATCTATTGATCATGAaagagaggtcagaggttaaaattttacatattttaaatacttATACGGTACTTTCTATATTTTGACAATACATACCACACttgtaagaatcatagtttctTAGTTATAAGCTTTTTGTCAACCAATAAATCATGGCGTTGATTTTAAGGACCTTGGTGGATGTAAGGCAGAATTTGAACGTATTGTTAACATGACCCGACTCTACTAACTTTTATCAGCATCCATTCAAAACTTTTCCAGCTATcgtgttgacagacagaaagaaatgcaaatataCCAAAAGCCTAACCTAAAATCACAAACAACATATTATTTCATTAATAAGAACTTAGTGATCATGGCGTTTGatatagaaaataaagaaaggcaaatataaaattatataaaaatttaaaatcactttttttgGATTCATAAGAAATAAAGAACTGCTTAGCAGAAAAGGTCGTTAAGCAAGTAAGTTGCATGTGTTGTGAAGAAGTTCAGAAACCCTGTGACAGCATGCAGTCAGtcatttctgtttaaaaaaacaaatagattaaagtgtttgtgtgagttttgCAGCTTGGTCTAAAAGAGacagcacttcctgttttagtttCTAAACCTAGCCATGGTAACCTGCCTAACTGCCTtcggtgtgtgtttgtgtcttttttttctcacaaaCTAATCGTGTTAAAATTGACCTAAAAAGACAATTTTATCACAGAGGTTCCTGGATTCCTGTAACTCTTTCTCTCTGACTGACACAGATGCGCACACACAAGCCCCTCACCGCGTAACAAACACCTCAACATACCCTTGGTATGAAGCTCCTGTTACCCTGTTCACTAACTGTTTGTTAAAGCTGGGCAGACACTTAACAAATGCTTGTGCTGTGAAGTGTGAAGCACAGCGCATGTAGAGAGCTAAACGATCATAATTGTCTATCTGTAGCTTCACGtgatttaaatgtgccaaaaAATTAGGTATAATCTGCAGTTTACCAGATGGCAGGGGAGGAGGACAGGACAAAAACATcattaataactaataattaaatggaAAGTGGTGTATCAATCTAGACCTACTGCAGTGTTACTAAGCGAGGAGCCAGGGGAACTTGCAGTCTCCCAGGCTGCCATTGTACTCGTTGGTGTCAAATGATAAACCTGTTTAAAGACCAACAGGCAATAATTGGTTCTAAAAACTAACTGAGAGCAAACGAAGCAGATGTGGTCTTATAGGCTAGATTATGTCCTTATAATCATTCTGACAGTTGTTTAGTGTGTGCCCATCTTAACAGTTTGTTTGAATTTGTAAAATGTAGTACTGCATTTCAGCAATATGCACTTTGTTTCCCATCCAGTGTATTTTggatatgtttgtttttgttgtttttcatccAAAACGTTTTTCTTTCCTGGGAatatcttgtttgtttattggtTGGTTGTTTCTTGTTGTGCAATGTTTAGtttattgtgtgtgtctgtactgtcTTGTTGGTGTCCTGTaaaggtattttttttatagttaAAATATCTACAATAGATCACAAAAAAGGTGAGTATAAGTACAGGATTCTTCCTGTGTATGTTGTGACTCAATGGTCAAAGCTAATTTTTCTATATGTTGCTGTGTAATGTTTGATCTCAGGAGCAGGAGGTGGACAATGTCTTCTACCAAAGAAAGCAGTGCAGCGGGACATGGATGGAACGTCTATGTTGTGGACACCGTCCCCCCCTTTACTCTCTACCAGGAGATGGTAACTCTCATTTGCCTGAATTGTGTGTTGCGCAACTGTTGATGATGAATatgaaaaactaaacaaatacaGATCTGCTGTGCAGTAACTTGtgatttgtctgtgtgtgtttttcaggttGAGTACAGTCAGCGTTATGCGGAGACCAACCCACAGGCCCAGAGTCTGCGACACCTCCTCAGCGAAGCTCACCTCCTCCTGCGTGCTGCTCTACTACACGCATCAGACGAGCAACAGACGGGCCCAGGTGGCCCAGCAGACCACAGGACAGATCGACAAGTGCTGGAGGAGGCGCTGAGGGAGAACTGTGCCCAACTGGGAGACAGTTTCAGCAGGTAACACTCAACCTCTCCTGCAGGCAGGTTAGAGGGCTAATATCCCTTTGAATGTGTAGAAATTGTCTCCTTAATATGTTCACTCGCTTAACTCGCTGACAAAATAACCTAAATACACCTTAATTTAATGGTTAATGAGGGCACTGATAAAGCCTCTGTTATTTTTAGCCTTTAAAGTTTAAGGTCCATGCACATTCTGCATTGATAATAACATTCTATGGgtttttaaatatgttcagTCAATGAGATTTTACTCTGTTAGACACCTTTGCCttcagtttttgtattttctggctattttattaaaatttgtttcagcaaaaattttAATCTCTTCTTTTCTCTAAGGGGAAGTCAGAAGGAGTGTCACCTTGCTCTGCCCTACTACAGGATGTCTGGTCTGTCACTCACAGAGGTCATGTCCAGGAATCGGCCATTTCCGGGCAGCCCTTCCTCCTATGGCCCTGGCTTCCTGTTTTACCTTAAACATTTCCTGTTAGAAGACTCAGAGCAGACCCTCAGTCAGGTACACAAAATCTAAATGAGCATGATTTAACAAGTTGAGGagattactttttcacacagggccaggcAGGTTTGGTCAgcttttttcccttaataatttaaataatcaTTTTAAACCATTTTGTAATTATTTAGGATGTCTTTgtcaaatattaaaatttgttttaaacatgACAAATATGCACAAAAAACCTTAAGAAATTAGTAAGAGaacaaaaaaatatcaaatattgaATCAAAAGAGACGGGGAATGAAAATGAAGAAACCTTTTTAATCTTTCTTTCCCTGTAGGAAGCAGCTGATGAGGTCATTGACAttttcagccaatcagagcatTTAATGCTCGTAAGTGTGTGCGCCAGCTCCTGCATGATAAATGTCAGTCCTGCTCGGACGCTGCAAATTTTACAAAATCTGGAGAACTCTGTGGGCGTGTCGGTTTCACTAACAATCACCATGGCTACCATGATGCTGCGTTTGGGTGACCTGCAGCAGTACACACAGCTGATGGAGAGACATGCTGAGGTCAGGATTTCACTTGTTTTCTTTGGTGTACTAACTACTCAAGGCGCAGTGCAAGGTCAAAGTTTGCTACAtaatattgctttttttttcttttttttaaaattgtatgtccatatttttttctatattatGTATTTTGCAACACAAAATGGACCAAAATAAAGAAAGTTGATCCATTTCCATTCTGTGCGTAGATGCTGCTGGTGTACGGGTTTATCGAGGAGCCGAGGCTGCTGCTCTATGGTGGATGTGCAAACCAGCATGGACGTGTTTATCCCACAGCTTTAACCCGCCAGATGGCCAACTCTCAGCCTGGACTGCTGGTGGCTGCCATGGTGGCTTTACATGAGAACAGCAAAGTTAAGCTAGAAGACGCAGATCACATATTCAAGGTACCATTGGCACCTGGAAGTGCAGTGCCTGGAGGCTAGAATATCAACCTGCTGATTTGTATTACTGCCTTTCTACACTTGGATGTAGAATTAATTTCAGTTTTGCTGAATTTGATGCTTTCTACACTTTTAGGAGCTGGGCTGTGAGAGCAGCCTGCAGGTCGATTTCTGGGAAGCGATGCTCATGGCATCATCAAACGACGCTGTCATTCAAGAGCTTCTGTTCCGGCTGGCTTCTGTCTACATCGACCGTCTAACAAATACAAAGTCAGAAAAACACACGACTCCAAAGCGCAAGTCACTGAAGAGCGCTGATGACCTGGTATGGCTACTTGGTGGTCTCTGTTTAGTaacacaaccccccccccccaattcttttaatttgttcattaaCCACATTTTAAAGACATGAGTTTCATCCAATCAGCTGCTcccatgtttgtgtctgttccAGATCAACTCGTGCTCTCATTACGGTGGTTTGTATCCATGGCTCGTTCTTCTAAGTCCAACACACATTACCAGTTCCCAACACCTGGAGGCGCTGCACAAACTGCAGGTATTTTCTAAAGTCTGCTTTGACTGCATAGATTCAGTACAGTTAAGTCCATGAATATTTAGACAGAGATaacttttttctaattttgctTCTGTGTTACaacaatgaattttaaatgaaacaactcaGATGCAGCTGAAGTGCAGACTCTCAGCTTTAATCCAGTGGGTTGAACAAAAAGATTGTATAAACATATGAGGaactaaagtgttttttttaaacacagtccCTTCATTTCAGGTGCTCAAaagtaactgaaaataaaatgttaatttctaatACTTGTTTGAAAACCTTTTGAAAACCCTTTGCTGTCAATGACAGTCTAGAACTCACAGACTGCACCAGATGCtgggtttcctcctttttaatgctCGTCCAGGCCTTCACtgcagctgctgtttgtttgttttgaagttTAGTCTTCAAGAAGTGCAATGCATGCTCACTTGGGTTAAGATCAGATGACTGACTTTTCCATTCAAGAATATTccacttctttgctttaataaactcctgggTTGCTTTGGCTGTATTTTGGGGGTTATTGTCTATCCGTATTATGAAACATGGCCCAGTCAATTTGACTGCATTTAGTTGGATTGGAGCAGACAGTgtgtctctgaacacctcagaaTTTATTTGGCTGTTGGCAGATCATCAATAAATACTAGTGTCTCAGTGCCATTACCACCCATGCATGTCCAAGCTATCACACTGCCTCCGCcttggatcatgagctgtttcACGCCTTCTCCATAAATTTTACTTACCATCATTCTGGTACAGGttaatcttggtttcatctttCCAAATAGTGTTTTTCCTGAACTGTGCTGGctttttttagatgttttttttttagcaaagtcCAATCTAGCCTTTGTATTCTTGAGGATTATGAGTGGCTCCCACCTCGCAGTGAATCCTCTGTACTTACTTTCATGCAGTCTTCTCTTTACGGTAGACTTGGACATCGCTACGCCGACCTCCTGGAGAGTGTTGTTCACTTGGTTGGCTGTTGTGAAAGGGTTTGTCCTCACCGTAGAAAGGATGTaccaaactgtagattttgcCACCTCTGTTGTAGTAGTGATGTTACATCTGACACTGAAGCCCGCGAGGCCTGTGTCGAGTAAAGGGGACGTGTCCAAATGAAGCCCGTATTGTTCTTCAGAATATCATGTGACCAATGACTCTCTGAAATGATGTGCCTCGTTATGTGATTTCAGCTGTTGAAAAGATGTGAAAATTAGTTTTTTGCGTGAACTGGATCTGAGGTGTTTCTGAGGATCATCACGAGAGTGCACGGAGATTGTAAGCAAATTATGGAGCAACCGAAAAGGCGATATAATATTAGCAGTTAGGGAGCATTTTGACATGCTATAGCCCAATAATAAGTCTTAAATCAGTCTCATGGTTAGTAAGGGTTAGGATTAGGTGtgactgtgtgtatgtatatatttatattatacagGACCTCATATGGGTATTCTACAATTGATGCATCTTTACATTTATATATCGACTGTTATGTAAGCCCCTTGTATTAGCACAGCAGGGCTGCTGTACATGGAATGACCAGCAGATGTCAGCATATCCAAATGAGCTGTTAAACGTTGTTTTGTGTGATCTGCCTTTTGGCAAACCAGTTGGCCGAAAAGATTTGTCACATTCAGGGGGCTTCATCACACCATCACTACTATTGTACCAATTTCTcaaatgggtttttttctgttttcgcagcttaaggatggcttgtttcaccTCCATGGAGAGCTCCTTTGACCGCATGTTGTCTGTTTACAGCAAAAAAACCACAACTATCAATTCCAGGCCTTTGATCTGCTTAATTGATAATGACATAACAAAGGAACTGCCCACACCTGTCCATGAAATAGCATTCGAGTtaattgtccaattactttaaAAAGAGGCTGGCACATGTTAACAAGCTGAAGCTTCTAAACCCTTCATCCAATATGAATGTAGATACACTCAAATTCAGTAAAcgggtaaaaaacaaaacaaaacttctgTCAGTGTCTAAATATATATGGATCTAACTGTGTAACAGACTGACACAGCCACTGAGACATCATTGAATTGCTGCCCAGCCTGTGCAGGAAACACAATTTCTTCTACTCGGGTGTGAAAAGACCTCTTTCTGCTATAAATTTGGGAGCTGGTTTTTGGAGCCATCTTCAACTGACTATTGAAGTAACAGCTTTGGATGTGTGACTGTAAACATCACACGGCAGACCGGTCCAGAGTTTAATGCAGTTTCACATTACGGCTGCAGCTTCAGTCGCCAG belongs to Oreochromis niloticus isolate F11D_XX linkage group LG17, O_niloticus_UMD_NMBU, whole genome shotgun sequence and includes:
- the hps3 gene encoding BLOC-2 complex member HPS3 isoform X1 produces the protein MVHVYNCHPFSSQQIVQVEKEPGLVCCGGGALFVVATGGCKVEVYNLEVEGCPLICRFSTMGAVRSIQHSKIGDYLVTIEEKNNATYLRAYTNWRYQAEEKARVGVRLLGHLLGGASVWGGVQMEIIEIPLSERPIAMSCCPVRGDLLVGSENTLVLFTLRQHNQQNLEENQENQSLQSSWPNTRQRCGQSQAQSSSSSQNLSVLDFERSVILHLPKIAPKQVALCDTYVAVQGELEVLILKLDETSEPQTLEEPLDTNKSAEYLEDQADFLVVPRHQELLGDRAKDCDIPVSIEKTGLEEGGQYALSYVLFRRFSPEFFQGCSVDEMQLHSLQLYPLFTGNQSVSPDEPSCVFCFFSLPTMGYLYSLKGGVELLSAYQYPEKVLEAALTDHLLHVITKSALQCFTVRCAALAARIEDPYIDTTMKACPPCSLEVCALRMQLFIGLRSMCVYGRHVILLSAADAETSEETERSTQRRGLELKEHNMLTGIFLAVGIDPATTPALESLLSRPLLSRRWTMSSTKESSAAGHGWNVYVVDTVPPFTLYQEMVEYSQRYAETNPQAQSLRHLLSEAHLLLRAALLHASDEQQTGPGGPADHRTDRQVLEEALRENCAQLGDSFSRGSQKECHLALPYYRMSGLSLTEVMSRNRPFPGSPSSYGPGFLFYLKHFLLEDSEQTLSQEAADEVIDIFSQSEHLMLVSVCASSCMINVSPARTLQILQNLENSVGVSVSLTITMATMMLRLGDLQQYTQLMERHAEMLLVYGFIEEPRLLLYGGCANQHGRVYPTALTRQMANSQPGLLVAAMVALHENSKVKLEDADHIFKELGCESSLQVDFWEAMLMASSNDAVIQELLFRLASVYIDRLTNTKSEKHTTPKRKSLKSADDLINSCSHYGGLYPWLVLLSPTHITSSQHLEALHKLQSLLCGPSLSVGSVVPLLERLSDETLWGFSLHLLCATRTGQYDRSIEKLLDRCPQAIIPYANHQLQEKNMALWWQKLLPELCDRTRAAADNSILLAALKETLVVVAMEMSPAEFLELIPDDGTASYFLPHLLTCSQRQVLA
- the hps3 gene encoding BLOC-2 complex member HPS3 isoform X4, yielding MVHVYNCHPFSSQQIVQVEKEPGLVCCGGGALFVVATGGCKVEVYNLEVEGCPLICRFSTMGAVRSIQHSKIGDYLVTIEEKNNATYLRAYTNWRYQAEEKARVGVRLLGHLLGGASVWGGVQMEIIEIPLSERPIAMSCCPVRGDLLVGSENTLVLFTLRQHNQQNLEENQENQSLQSSWPNTRQRCGQSQAQSSSSSQNLSVLDFERSVILHLPKIAPKQVALCDTYVAVQGELEVLILKLDETSEPQTLEEPLDTNKSAEYLEDQADFLVVPRHQELLGDRAKDCDIPVSIEKTGLEEGGQYALSYVLFRRFSPEFFQGCSVDEMQLHSLQLYPLFTGNQSVSPDEPSCVFCFFSLPTMGYLYSLKGGVELLSAYQYPEKVLEAALTDHLLHVITKSALQCFTVRCAALAARIEDPYIDTTMKACPPCSLEVCALRMQLFIGLRSMCVYGRHVILLSAADAETSEETERSTQRRGLSRRWTMSSTKESSAAGHGWNVYVVDTVPPFTLYQEMVEYSQRYAETNPQAQSLRHLLSEAHLLLRAALLHASDEQQTGPGGPADHRTDRQVLEEALRENCAQLGDSFSRGSQKECHLALPYYRMSGLSLTEVMSRNRPFPGSPSSYGPGFLFYLKHFLLEDSEQTLSQEAADEVIDIFSQSEHLMLVSVCASSCMINVSPARTLQILQNLENSVGVSVSLTITMATMMLRLGDLQQYTQLMERHAEMLLVYGFIEEPRLLLYGGCANQHGRVYPTALTRQMANSQPGLLVAAMVALHENSKVKLEDADHIFKELGCESSLQVDFWEAMLMASSNDAVIQELLFRLASVYIDRLTNTKSEKHTTPKRKSLKSADDLINSCSHYGGLYPWLVLLSPTHITSSQHLEALHKLQSLLCGPSLSVGSVVPLLERLSDETLWGFSLHLLCATRTGQYDRSIEKLLDRCPQAIIPYANHQLQEKNMALWWQKLLPELCDRTRAAADNSILLAALKETLVVVAMEMSPAEFLELIPDDGTASYFLPHLLTCSQRQVLA
- the hps3 gene encoding BLOC-2 complex member HPS3 isoform X2, yielding MVHVYNCHPFSSQQIVQVEKEPGLVCCGGGALFVVATGGCKVEVYNLEVEGCPLICRFSTMGAVRSIQHSKIGDYLVTIEEKNNATYLRAYTNWRYQAEEKARVGVRLLGHLLGGASVWGGVQMEIIEIPLSERPIAMSCCPVRGDLLVGSENTLVLFTLRQHNQQNLENQENQSLQSSWPNTRQRCGQSQAQSSSSSQNLSVLDFERSVILHLPKIAPKQVALCDTYVAVQGELEVLILKLDETSEPQTLEEPLDTNKSAEYLEDQADFLVVPRHQELLGDRAKDCDIPVSIEKTGLEEGGQYALSYVLFRRFSPEFFQGCSVDEMQLHSLQLYPLFTGNQSVSPDEPSCVFCFFSLPTMGYLYSLKGGVELLSAYQYPEKVLEAALTDHLLHVITKSALQCFTVRCAALAARIEDPYIDTTMKACPPCSLEVCALRMQLFIGLRSMCVYGRHVILLSAADAETSEETERSTQRRGLELKEHNMLTGIFLAVGIDPATTPALESLLSRPLLSRRWTMSSTKESSAAGHGWNVYVVDTVPPFTLYQEMVEYSQRYAETNPQAQSLRHLLSEAHLLLRAALLHASDEQQTGPGGPADHRTDRQVLEEALRENCAQLGDSFSRGSQKECHLALPYYRMSGLSLTEVMSRNRPFPGSPSSYGPGFLFYLKHFLLEDSEQTLSQEAADEVIDIFSQSEHLMLVSVCASSCMINVSPARTLQILQNLENSVGVSVSLTITMATMMLRLGDLQQYTQLMERHAEMLLVYGFIEEPRLLLYGGCANQHGRVYPTALTRQMANSQPGLLVAAMVALHENSKVKLEDADHIFKELGCESSLQVDFWEAMLMASSNDAVIQELLFRLASVYIDRLTNTKSEKHTTPKRKSLKSADDLINSCSHYGGLYPWLVLLSPTHITSSQHLEALHKLQSLLCGPSLSVGSVVPLLERLSDETLWGFSLHLLCATRTGQYDRSIEKLLDRCPQAIIPYANHQLQEKNMALWWQKLLPELCDRTRAAADNSILLAALKETLVVVAMEMSPAEFLELIPDDGTASYFLPHLLTCSQRQVLA
- the hps3 gene encoding BLOC-2 complex member HPS3 isoform X3, which translates into the protein MVHVYNCHPFSSQQIVQVEKEPGLVCCGGGALFVVATGGCKVEVYNLEVEGCPLICRFSTMGAVRSIQHSKIGDYLVTIEEKNNATYLRAYTNWRYQAEEKARVGVRLLGHLLGGASVWGGVQMEIIEIPLSERPIAMSCCPVRGDLLVGSENTLVLFTLRQHNQQNLENQSLQSSWPNTRQRCGQSQAQSSSSSQNLSVLDFERSVILHLPKIAPKQVALCDTYVAVQGELEVLILKLDETSEPQTLEEPLDTNKSAEYLEDQADFLVVPRHQELLGDRAKDCDIPVSIEKTGLEEGGQYALSYVLFRRFSPEFFQGCSVDEMQLHSLQLYPLFTGNQSVSPDEPSCVFCFFSLPTMGYLYSLKGGVELLSAYQYPEKVLEAALTDHLLHVITKSALQCFTVRCAALAARIEDPYIDTTMKACPPCSLEVCALRMQLFIGLRSMCVYGRHVILLSAADAETSEETERSTQRRGLELKEHNMLTGIFLAVGIDPATTPALESLLSRPLLSRRWTMSSTKESSAAGHGWNVYVVDTVPPFTLYQEMVEYSQRYAETNPQAQSLRHLLSEAHLLLRAALLHASDEQQTGPGGPADHRTDRQVLEEALRENCAQLGDSFSRGSQKECHLALPYYRMSGLSLTEVMSRNRPFPGSPSSYGPGFLFYLKHFLLEDSEQTLSQEAADEVIDIFSQSEHLMLVSVCASSCMINVSPARTLQILQNLENSVGVSVSLTITMATMMLRLGDLQQYTQLMERHAEMLLVYGFIEEPRLLLYGGCANQHGRVYPTALTRQMANSQPGLLVAAMVALHENSKVKLEDADHIFKELGCESSLQVDFWEAMLMASSNDAVIQELLFRLASVYIDRLTNTKSEKHTTPKRKSLKSADDLINSCSHYGGLYPWLVLLSPTHITSSQHLEALHKLQSLLCGPSLSVGSVVPLLERLSDETLWGFSLHLLCATRTGQYDRSIEKLLDRCPQAIIPYANHQLQEKNMALWWQKLLPELCDRTRAAADNSILLAALKETLVVVAMEMSPAEFLELIPDDGTASYFLPHLLTCSQRQVLA